In the Flagellimonas sp. HMM57 genome, one interval contains:
- the nusB gene encoding transcription antitermination factor NusB, protein MLTRRHIRVKVMQCIYALIQSKDDSLEKQEKFLKVSIENMYVLYLLMLSLLAELHRLAEKHAKHASTKYLATEEDTYPNRKKFVENKLLLQISNNESLKKELTGRKLNNWYLNEEYVKIIYKEVVASDIYKEYMLSEKSSYDADKIMVIELFKNVIAPNEKIYEYFEDDKLTWVDDIPIVNTYLVKRLRKANASVNETFFLPELLKDQQDMQYANQLLTKTLLNDAKWEKEIEGKTPNWDNDRIAEIDSIILKMAICELLNFSSIPEKVTLNEYLEIAKEYSTPKSSIFINGVLDKLAKEYKSTGQLQKMGRGLQ, encoded by the coding sequence ATGCTTACCAGAAGGCATATCAGAGTAAAAGTAATGCAATGCATTTATGCATTGATTCAATCTAAGGACGATTCTTTAGAGAAGCAGGAAAAATTCCTGAAAGTAAGTATCGAGAATATGTATGTGCTTTATTTGCTCATGCTAAGCTTGTTGGCCGAACTTCATCGGCTAGCGGAAAAACATGCAAAGCATGCTTCAACAAAGTATCTCGCCACTGAAGAAGATACATATCCAAACAGAAAAAAGTTTGTAGAAAACAAACTCTTGCTCCAAATCTCCAATAACGAATCGTTAAAAAAAGAGCTCACAGGAAGAAAACTTAATAATTGGTACCTTAACGAAGAGTATGTAAAAATTATCTACAAAGAAGTTGTGGCCAGCGATATCTACAAAGAATATATGTTGAGCGAAAAAAGTTCTTACGATGCGGATAAAATCATGGTCATCGAACTTTTTAAGAACGTAATAGCTCCTAACGAAAAGATATATGAATACTTTGAGGATGATAAACTCACCTGGGTCGATGATATTCCTATAGTAAACACCTATTTGGTAAAGCGGTTGCGAAAAGCCAATGCTTCTGTGAATGAAACGTTCTTTTTGCCCGAACTCTTAAAGGATCAGCAAGACATGCAATATGCAAATCAGCTGTTGACCAAAACATTGTTGAACGACGCGAAATGGGAGAAAGAAATAGAAGGTAAAACACCCAATTGGGACAATGACCGTATTGCCGAGATTGACTCCATAATCTTGAAAATGGCCATATGCGAATTACTGAATTTTTCATCTATACCCGAAAAAGTTACGCTGAACGAGTATTTGGAAATTGCAAAAGAGTACTCAACACCAAAGAGCAGTATCTTCATCAATGGCGTATTGGATAAACTGGCAAAGGAGTATAAGTCCACTGGGCAGCTACAAAAAATGGGAAGAGGACTACAATAA
- a CDS encoding DUF1573 domain-containing protein, with translation MKQITSFLSLILAVSLVFISCKDKATSKIVADNVESATSRDEAQKQLPVMSFEKSEHDFGTIAQGTPQETIFKFTNTGNAPLIITDAKSSCGCTIPEYPKNTPIAPGGTGELLVKFNGSGQNQVTKTVTVTANTEKGSELLRIKAFVNPKDAAQAVGPVK, from the coding sequence ATGAAACAAATAACATCTTTTTTAAGTTTGATTTTGGCTGTATCCCTCGTTTTTATTTCGTGCAAGGATAAAGCTACCAGTAAAATAGTTGCAGATAATGTAGAAAGTGCCACCAGTAGGGATGAAGCACAGAAGCAACTTCCAGTAATGAGTTTTGAAAAATCTGAACACGATTTTGGAACCATAGCCCAAGGAACTCCGCAAGAGACCATCTTTAAATTTACCAATACAGGAAACGCACCATTAATCATTACCGATGCTAAAAGTAGCTGTGGTTGTACCATTCCCGAGTATCCAAAAAATACGCCCATTGCACCGGGAGGAACAGGTGAGCTATTGGTTAAATTCAATGGTTCAGGTCAAAATCAAGTGACCAAAACAGTGACTGTCACAGCAAACACTGAAAAAGGTTCTGAACTTTTGAGAATCAAGGCTTTTGTTAATCCTAAGGATGCTGCGCAAGCAGTAGGTCCTGTTAAATAG
- the yajC gene encoding preprotein translocase subunit YajC, producing MENIGQFLPLILIFIVAYFFMIRPQIKRQKDEKKFASELKKGDRIITKSGLHGKVVELNDKDYSCVIETMAGRLKFDRSAISLEMSKKLNTPEKKK from the coding sequence ATGGAAAACATTGGACAGTTTTTACCACTGATATTGATTTTTATAGTAGCGTATTTTTTTATGATTCGCCCACAGATCAAACGTCAGAAGGATGAGAAAAAATTTGCTTCGGAGTTAAAGAAAGGAGACCGTATTATCACCAAAAGCGGGCTTCATGGAAAAGTTGTTGAGTTGAATGACAAAGATTATTCCTGTGTTATTGAAACTATGGCAGGTCGCTTAAAGTTTGATCGTTCTGCCATTTCGTTGGAAATGAGCAAGAAACTGAACACTCCTGAAAAGAAGAAGTAG
- a CDS encoding YdeI family protein codes for MEKTDKLNAYYNQEHPFKDGIAKLRKLALQTDCTEDFKWSIPVYTVNGKNIFGICRFKHHFGIWFFNGVFLSDPKKMLRNAQEGKTKGMRHWNFHSANEIDSESVLLYMIESIENQKQGKEITIEKTKKEIKVPELLANRLSQSDSLKSSFEKLSLSKQREFCVYIAEAKQEKTKIRRLDKIVPMIQKGVGLNDAYK; via the coding sequence ATGGAAAAAACCGATAAGCTCAATGCATATTATAACCAAGAACACCCATTCAAAGATGGTATTGCCAAACTTAGAAAACTGGCTTTACAAACAGACTGTACTGAAGATTTTAAATGGAGTATTCCAGTTTATACTGTAAATGGCAAAAATATCTTTGGAATATGTAGGTTTAAACATCATTTTGGAATATGGTTTTTCAATGGAGTTTTTCTAAGTGACCCAAAAAAGATGCTACGCAATGCCCAAGAAGGAAAAACAAAGGGAATGCGCCATTGGAACTTTCACTCCGCTAATGAAATAGATTCAGAAAGTGTACTGCTTTATATGATTGAATCTATTGAAAATCAAAAACAAGGAAAAGAAATTACAATTGAAAAGACCAAAAAAGAAATAAAAGTTCCTGAACTATTGGCCAATAGATTATCGCAAAGTGATTCGCTAAAATCCTCCTTTGAAAAATTGTCCCTTTCTAAACAAAGGGAGTTCTGCGTCTATATTGCAGAAGCTAAACAAGAGAAAACAAAAATCCGAAGGTTGGACAAAATTGTTCCTATGATACAAAAAGGTGTTGGATTAAACGACGCTTACAAATAA
- the pepT gene encoding peptidase T, producing MEKLLPRFLEYVSIDTQSDPYSQTTPSTEKQWDLAKKLVVELHQIGMQEVSIDENAYIMATLPSNIEKKVPTIGFISHFDTTPDFTGKNVQPQLIRDYDGKDIVLNSVKNIVLSPEYFEDLLLYQGQTLITTDGTTLLGADDKAGIAEIITAMEYLVKNPDIKHGEIRIAFTPDEEIGRGAHKFDVEKFGAAWAYTMDGSQVGELEFENFNAASAKIKIEGKSIHPGYAKNKMVNAIGIANEFLSLLPPHEVPEHTTGHEGFFHVHKIKGEIEKVEIELIIRDHDDEHFEARKELLNDISQKLTKKYGDFISLKIEDQYKNMREKVEPVFHIVEIAKDAMESLGIEPIIKPIRGGTDGSQLSFMGLPCPNIFAGGHNFHGKYEYVPLESMEKATQVIVKICELTAVQIK from the coding sequence ATGGAAAAATTACTACCCCGATTTCTAGAATATGTGTCCATCGACACACAAAGCGACCCCTACTCTCAAACCACACCGAGTACGGAAAAACAATGGGATTTGGCTAAAAAACTAGTGGTAGAGCTTCATCAAATAGGAATGCAAGAAGTCTCTATAGATGAGAATGCCTATATCATGGCCACACTGCCCAGTAATATCGAAAAAAAGGTACCCACTATTGGTTTTATCTCACATTTTGATACTACCCCAGATTTCACGGGGAAAAATGTACAACCCCAGCTGATAAGGGATTATGATGGAAAAGATATTGTACTCAATTCAGTTAAAAATATTGTGCTGTCACCTGAATATTTTGAAGACCTACTGCTGTACCAAGGACAGACCTTAATAACGACCGACGGCACAACATTACTAGGCGCAGATGATAAAGCTGGCATAGCCGAGATTATTACCGCTATGGAATATTTGGTTAAAAATCCAGATATAAAACACGGAGAAATTAGGATAGCTTTTACGCCCGATGAGGAAATAGGTAGGGGAGCACACAAGTTCGATGTGGAAAAGTTTGGTGCAGCTTGGGCCTATACTATGGACGGAAGCCAGGTTGGCGAACTTGAATTTGAAAACTTTAATGCGGCAAGTGCAAAAATTAAGATTGAAGGTAAAAGCATACACCCTGGTTATGCCAAAAACAAAATGGTAAATGCCATTGGAATTGCCAATGAGTTCTTAAGTCTTCTCCCACCTCATGAAGTCCCGGAACACACTACGGGCCATGAAGGTTTTTTTCATGTGCACAAGATTAAGGGCGAGATTGAAAAAGTAGAAATAGAACTTATCATAAGAGATCATGATGATGAACACTTTGAGGCAAGAAAAGAATTATTGAACGATATCTCCCAAAAACTGACAAAGAAATATGGAGACTTTATTTCACTTAAAATAGAAGACCAATACAAAAACATGCGTGAAAAAGTGGAGCCTGTATTCCATATCGTAGAAATTGCAAAAGATGCAATGGAATCGTTGGGAATAGAACCCATTATTAAACCAATACGTGGGGGTACCGATGGTTCGCAACTAAGTTTTATGGGATTACCGTGTCCCAATATTTTTGCGGGTGGGCATAATTTTCATGGAAAATACGAATATGTACCTTTGGAAAGCATGGAAAAAGCAACACAGGTAATCGTGAAGATTTGTGAGCTTACTGCCGTTCAAATAAAGTAA
- a CDS encoding quinone-dependent dihydroorotate dehydrogenase, whose protein sequence is MYKILIRPILFLFDAEAVHHFSFGAIKFFSRLGLGHLFRKSYVINDAKLEREVFGLKFKNPVGLAAGFDKDAKLYNELSDLGFGFIEIGTLTPKPQDGNPKKRLFRLLDDEAIINRMGFNNKGVFEAVEQLKKKHRVIIGGNIGKNKVTPNASAIKDYLICFDALFEHVDYFVVNVSSPNTPGLRELQDRKPLTELLKKLKRQNAKLAKKNSVKEKPILLKIAPDLTDEQLLDIVGIMKDTAIDGVIATNTTISRKNLKSHLTIVEEKGGLSGKPLAKRSTEVIRFLAEKSNKAFPIIGVGGIHSPEDALEKLDAGADLIQLYTGFIYEGPAIVKKINQALLART, encoded by the coding sequence ATGTACAAAATCCTCATCCGCCCTATACTTTTTTTGTTCGATGCTGAAGCTGTACATCATTTTTCTTTTGGAGCCATAAAGTTTTTCTCAAGGTTGGGATTGGGGCATTTGTTCAGAAAATCTTATGTCATTAATGATGCTAAACTGGAACGAGAGGTTTTTGGGTTAAAATTTAAAAACCCGGTCGGTCTCGCAGCTGGCTTTGACAAAGATGCCAAATTGTATAATGAACTGTCCGATTTGGGTTTTGGTTTCATAGAAATAGGCACTTTAACGCCTAAACCACAAGATGGGAACCCAAAAAAACGCCTTTTTCGCTTGTTGGATGATGAGGCGATTATCAACCGAATGGGATTTAATAATAAAGGGGTGTTCGAGGCTGTTGAGCAGCTAAAAAAGAAGCACAGGGTTATTATTGGTGGAAATATTGGGAAAAACAAAGTAACACCTAATGCAAGTGCCATTAAGGATTATCTCATTTGTTTTGACGCACTTTTTGAACATGTAGATTATTTTGTGGTGAACGTAAGTTCTCCAAATACCCCTGGCCTAAGGGAGTTGCAAGACAGAAAGCCCCTCACGGAGCTGCTCAAGAAATTAAAGCGACAAAACGCTAAACTTGCCAAGAAAAACAGTGTGAAGGAAAAACCGATTTTATTAAAAATCGCACCTGACTTGACCGATGAGCAATTGCTGGATATTGTTGGTATAATGAAGGATACCGCTATTGATGGGGTTATAGCCACCAATACAACTATTTCTAGGAAAAATCTTAAATCGCATTTGACCATTGTTGAAGAAAAAGGGGGGCTAAGTGGAAAACCTTTGGCCAAAAGAAGCACTGAAGTGATTCGATTCTTAGCAGAAAAAAGTAACAAAGCATTTCCCATAATTGGAGTAGGGGGGATTCACTCTCCTGAAGACGCTCTGGAAAAACTGGATGCGGGTGCAGATTTGATTCAGTTGTATACAGGGTTCATTTATGAAGGCCCTGCAATTGTCAAAAAAATTAATCAAGCCCTTTTGGCAAGAACTTAA
- a CDS encoding DinB family protein yields MSRKIFSMFLLLLVTAIVFAQNDKTPKTNFTKMYLPVWLEAKEHCLEVAKAMPDELYGYRPTEQSKSFAEQMVHIGYTIELLTKRYVQGMEVKPNAPDATVMSKKEIIGLLEKGFSYTTEVIYNIEQSKLDETCVMYHSGNTVSRAFAFFYVQDHLTNHRSKANLYLRMNHIKPPEYTW; encoded by the coding sequence ATGAGCAGAAAAATTTTTAGTATGTTCCTTCTTTTATTGGTGACAGCCATAGTGTTCGCACAAAACGATAAGACACCTAAAACCAACTTTACCAAAATGTATCTTCCGGTATGGTTAGAGGCGAAAGAACACTGTCTCGAAGTTGCAAAAGCTATGCCCGATGAACTTTACGGTTACCGGCCAACCGAACAGAGCAAATCTTTTGCGGAGCAAATGGTACATATTGGTTATACCATCGAGCTATTGACCAAACGATACGTTCAAGGCATGGAAGTAAAGCCAAATGCCCCAGATGCTACTGTAATGAGCAAGAAAGAAATTATAGGCCTGTTGGAAAAAGGATTTTCATATACCACTGAAGTCATTTACAACATTGAACAATCTAAATTGGATGAGACTTGTGTCATGTATCATAGTGGTAATACGGTAAGCAGGGCATTTGCATTTTTTTATGTGCAAGACCATTTGACCAACCATAGGTCCAAAGCCAACCTTTACCTGCGAATGAATCACATAAAACCACCCGAATACACTTGGTAA
- a CDS encoding LysE family translocator encodes MSFDTLILFTTASFALAISPGPDNIFVLTQSVSNGVKSGLVTVAGLVSGCLVHTTLLAFGVSEIIKRSDALFFGIKLFGAIYLLYLAVSVYKSDSSILLNKKGTPKTDLFKLFKKGFTMNVLNPKVTIFFLAFFPGFLFSENMHTVIQFYVLGLLFMLSAFIVFSTIAVLGGTIATYLSKSPRAGVYLRWLQIAVFVGIAIFIFLSDK; translated from the coding sequence TTGAGTTTTGATACGCTGATACTTTTCACGACCGCATCTTTTGCTTTGGCCATTTCGCCGGGACCGGATAACATATTTGTGCTGACCCAAAGTGTATCAAATGGTGTAAAATCTGGACTGGTTACGGTTGCAGGGCTAGTGAGTGGGTGTTTGGTACATACCACCTTGCTGGCATTTGGTGTTTCCGAAATAATTAAAAGAAGTGATGCACTTTTTTTTGGTATAAAGCTATTTGGAGCTATATACCTATTGTATTTAGCTGTTAGCGTTTATAAAAGTGATTCATCTATTTTGTTGAACAAAAAGGGGACTCCAAAAACAGACTTGTTCAAGTTATTCAAGAAAGGTTTTACAATGAATGTCCTCAATCCAAAGGTGACCATCTTTTTTTTGGCATTTTTTCCAGGTTTTCTATTCAGTGAGAATATGCATACCGTGATTCAGTTCTACGTGCTCGGATTACTATTTATGCTTTCAGCATTTATTGTTTTTAGTACTATCGCTGTTTTAGGGGGAACAATAGCAACCTATCTTTCAAAAAGCCCTAGAGCGGGAGTTTACTTAAGATGGTTGCAGATTGCTGTCTTTGTGGGAATTGCCATTTTCATATTCCTATCGGATAAATAA
- a CDS encoding hydroxymethylglutaryl-CoA lyase, whose protein sequence is MSKIKLIECPRDAMQGIKTFIPTNEKVTYIQSLLGCGFDTLDFGSFVSPKAIPQMVDTAGVLEKLDLTKTKSKLLAIVANVRGASDACQHPQIDYLGYPFSISENFQMRNTHKTIAQSVETLKGILELAHTHNKQVVTYISMGFGNPYGDPWNVEIVGEWTEKLADMGVKILSLSDTIGSSTPEVIQYLFSNLIPKYPHIEFGAHLHTTPTKWHEKVDAAYKAGCRRFDGAIQGFGGCPMAKDELTGNMPTEKMLSYFTTEKVDSGVNWMVFEAAYNKATKLFSAYH, encoded by the coding sequence ATGTCGAAAATCAAACTTATAGAATGTCCAAGAGATGCCATGCAGGGCATAAAAACTTTCATTCCTACCAATGAAAAAGTAACGTACATTCAATCCTTATTGGGCTGTGGTTTTGATACGTTGGATTTTGGAAGTTTTGTTTCGCCAAAGGCAATCCCCCAGATGGTTGATACTGCGGGAGTACTTGAGAAATTAGACCTTACCAAAACAAAAAGTAAACTTTTGGCCATTGTTGCCAATGTAAGGGGGGCAAGTGACGCATGCCAACATCCCCAAATTGATTATTTAGGCTACCCTTTTTCAATTTCGGAAAACTTTCAGATGCGTAACACGCATAAGACCATAGCACAGTCCGTAGAAACTTTAAAAGGCATTCTAGAGTTGGCCCATACTCATAACAAACAAGTGGTAACATACATCTCTATGGGTTTTGGAAACCCGTATGGTGATCCCTGGAATGTTGAGATTGTAGGGGAGTGGACAGAGAAGTTAGCGGACATGGGTGTAAAGATTTTATCACTTTCCGATACTATAGGAAGCTCTACTCCAGAAGTCATTCAATATTTGTTTTCCAATCTAATTCCAAAATATCCGCATATTGAATTTGGGGCACATCTGCACACAACACCTACAAAATGGCACGAAAAGGTAGATGCGGCGTATAAGGCCGGCTGTAGGCGTTTTGATGGTGCAATCCAAGGCTTTGGGGGATGTCCTATGGCAAAAGATGAACTCACTGGGAATATGCCAACCGAAAAAATGTTGTCCTATTTTACTACGGAAAAAGTAGACTCTGGTGTAAACTGGATGGTTTTTGAAGCTGCCTATAACAAGGCTACGAAGTTGTTCTCCGCTTATCATTAA
- a CDS encoding DUF4856 domain-containing protein codes for MFLKRFFFFSFTGLLLVSCSDDDSDDSNPDEITIDNPATYVFTRNGESTVSFGGQTTRIKMGEELNDKLKDENTTEAMLDAMFAHEEGENNFSDPDLNASDKSIRSKTAASNDFFSDNTADQGLIRADFEDWIKKQVDDVFPRWNDAAAEGEAGQIADGSSTRYVSAKGLEYNQLVNKGLIGALMVDQALNNYLGKGVLDAGENIAQNDAGTVAEGENYTTMEHKWDEAYGYAYGLNADPANPNDDLGADDFLNKYIGRVEGDPDFAGIADDIYQAFKLGRAAIVAKDYTTRDEQAEIIKGLISEVIGIRAVYYLQQAKNLLDQENPDFGSAFHDLSEGYGFIYSLQFTRKPNTDGPYFTKAEVDAFLVDLLDDGVNGLWDVSTTTLDEISEAIASEFDFTLEQAAE; via the coding sequence ATGTTTCTAAAAAGATTTTTCTTTTTTTCTTTTACCGGCCTATTGCTTGTTTCATGTTCTGATGATGATTCAGATGATTCGAATCCAGATGAAATCACAATTGATAACCCTGCAACATATGTGTTTACAAGAAACGGTGAATCCACGGTCAGTTTTGGAGGTCAAACCACTAGAATTAAAATGGGTGAAGAGCTTAACGATAAGCTTAAAGATGAGAACACTACCGAAGCTATGTTGGATGCCATGTTTGCTCATGAAGAAGGGGAAAATAATTTTTCAGACCCAGATTTAAACGCATCTGATAAAAGCATTCGTAGTAAAACGGCAGCTTCAAACGATTTCTTTTCGGATAACACGGCAGATCAGGGGTTAATCAGGGCTGATTTTGAAGATTGGATCAAAAAACAAGTCGATGATGTTTTCCCCAGATGGAACGATGCCGCTGCCGAAGGTGAGGCAGGCCAAATTGCCGATGGCTCATCAACACGGTATGTCAGTGCCAAAGGATTGGAGTATAATCAATTGGTCAACAAAGGCCTGATAGGCGCTCTTATGGTTGATCAAGCATTGAACAATTATTTAGGGAAAGGAGTTTTAGATGCTGGTGAGAATATTGCCCAAAATGACGCAGGTACTGTTGCAGAAGGAGAAAACTATACGACCATGGAGCACAAATGGGATGAAGCTTATGGTTATGCTTATGGATTGAATGCTGACCCAGCCAATCCAAACGATGATCTGGGAGCAGATGATTTCTTGAACAAGTATATTGGTAGAGTGGAAGGAGACCCAGATTTTGCCGGAATTGCAGACGATATTTACCAGGCATTTAAACTGGGTAGGGCGGCTATTGTTGCGAAAGATTACACAACCCGTGATGAGCAAGCCGAAATTATTAAAGGATTGATTTCAGAAGTTATTGGGATCAGAGCGGTTTACTATTTGCAACAAGCAAAAAATCTACTTGATCAAGAAAACCCTGATTTTGGTAGTGCTTTTCACGATTTATCCGAAGGATACGGGTTTATCTATAGCCTGCAGTTTACAAGAAAACCAAATACTGACGGACCTTATTTTACCAAAGCTGAAGTAGATGCATTTCTTGTTGATTTGTTAGACGACGGAGTCAATGGTTTATGGGATGTATCCACTACGACTCTAGACGAAATTTCTGAAGCTATTGCATCAGAATTTGACTTCACATTGGAACAAGCAGCAGAGTAA
- a CDS encoding imelysin family protein, with translation MKKYWYFLFAVPFLIWACSSDSNNDDGTAVDDEVPVTFDRSAMLVNWADNIIVPAYQSFSAKLIVLEESYDSFVSDRSVDNLTAFREAWLDAYTAWQQVSLFETGPAESVGYRLNMNTYPADADLIESHIANGAYDLSLPSNRDAKGFPALDYLLNGLETDDVALVNRLASGTEADGTLSYMDDVISDMKSLTDDVVGQWEGDYRDTFVENDGSSSTASVDRFVNDYIFYYEKFLRAGKMGIPLGVFTGETAPNTIEAFYKADISNTLFLEGLSAVQDFFNGKHFNSSATGESLASYLEDLNSIKDGDDLSELINNQLNTARTAVSGLDTFRNEIENNDIPTNMNMAYDEVQRAVPLLKVDMVSAMSISIDFVDADGD, from the coding sequence ATGAAAAAGTATTGGTATTTTCTTTTTGCAGTTCCATTTCTTATTTGGGCATGTTCTTCAGATTCCAATAATGATGACGGTACTGCAGTGGACGATGAGGTCCCCGTTACATTCGATAGAAGTGCTATGTTGGTAAATTGGGCCGATAATATTATTGTGCCGGCATACCAATCTTTTTCTGCCAAACTCATTGTTCTGGAAGAATCGTACGATAGTTTCGTTTCAGATAGAAGTGTTGATAACTTAACCGCTTTTAGGGAAGCATGGTTGGATGCTTACACTGCATGGCAACAAGTCTCTTTATTTGAAACTGGTCCTGCAGAATCTGTTGGATATCGTTTGAATATGAATACTTATCCTGCGGATGCCGATTTGATAGAATCTCATATCGCTAATGGTGCTTATGACCTTTCCTTGCCATCAAATAGAGATGCAAAAGGTTTTCCCGCTCTGGATTATCTTTTAAATGGATTGGAAACTGATGATGTTGCTCTGGTCAACAGATTGGCCAGTGGTACAGAAGCAGATGGTACCTTGTCGTACATGGATGATGTGATTTCAGATATGAAATCCCTAACAGATGATGTTGTCGGACAATGGGAAGGTGATTACCGCGATACTTTTGTAGAAAATGATGGCTCTTCATCAACTGCATCTGTAGATCGTTTTGTGAACGATTATATCTTTTACTACGAAAAATTTCTCAGAGCTGGAAAAATGGGAATTCCGTTGGGGGTTTTCACAGGAGAAACCGCTCCTAATACCATAGAAGCCTTCTACAAAGCTGATATAAGCAATACACTTTTTTTAGAGGGTTTATCAGCGGTGCAGGATTTCTTTAATGGAAAGCATTTTAATTCATCGGCAACTGGTGAAAGTCTGGCCTCGTATCTTGAAGACTTAAATTCTATAAAAGATGGCGATGATTTATCGGAACTTATCAATAATCAATTGAATACTGCGCGTACCGCCGTTTCAGGTTTGGATACTTTTAGAAATGAAATTGAGAACAACGATATTCCTACCAATATGAATATGGCTTACGATGAGGTCCAAAGGGCTGTTCCGTTATTAAAGGTAGATATGGTATCGGCTATGAGTATCAGTATAGATTTTGTTGATGCTGATGGCGATTAG
- a CDS encoding HTTM domain-containing protein, with protein MSISFSKYRQINVEAAPLAVFRIFFGVMMLISIIRFWANGWIEKLYLEPKFHFSYYGFEWVKPIGNLTYLIFVICALASIGVALGYKYRLSILTFFLSFTYIELMDKTTYLNHYYFISALSFLMIFLPANVYYALDAKKNPKNAFQYIPKWTVDALKLVLGIVYFYAGLAKLNSDWLVKAMPLKIWLPSKFDVPLIGELMGKEWVHYAFSWGGAAYDLVIPFLLLYSKTRYFAFFLVVVFHVLTRVLFPIGMFPYIMIVSALIFFDSKFHTNVLNYISRLLKIAKNQFDNNKALVYATSLSNQLRYMVISMFFVIQLAFPWRYLLYPGELFWTEEGYRFSWRVMLMEKSGYAQFKIVDQENGKWFYVDNTDFLTPFQEKQMAFQPDFIVEYAHYLKNHFEAQGHKNIGVYVESYVALNGRLSQPFIDPETDLTKQHDSFKHKTWILPFKDEIKGI; from the coding sequence ATGTCCATTTCCTTTTCCAAATACAGACAAATAAATGTAGAGGCCGCCCCTTTGGCGGTCTTTCGTATTTTTTTTGGTGTTATGATGCTGATTAGCATCATTCGTTTTTGGGCTAATGGCTGGATTGAAAAATTGTACTTGGAACCTAAATTTCACTTTTCCTATTATGGTTTTGAGTGGGTAAAGCCAATAGGCAATTTAACGTATTTGATTTTTGTTATTTGCGCTCTTGCATCAATCGGAGTAGCGTTGGGATATAAGTATCGACTGTCCATTTTGACTTTCTTCTTATCTTTTACGTATATCGAGTTAATGGATAAGACCACGTATCTCAATCATTATTACTTCATTAGTGCACTATCTTTTCTAATGATTTTTTTGCCGGCAAACGTGTATTATGCCCTGGATGCAAAAAAAAATCCTAAAAACGCTTTTCAGTATATACCCAAGTGGACTGTGGATGCTTTAAAGTTGGTATTGGGTATCGTTTACTTTTATGCAGGATTGGCAAAACTGAATTCTGATTGGTTGGTAAAAGCAATGCCGTTAAAAATTTGGCTTCCCTCTAAATTTGATGTTCCGTTGATCGGGGAACTTATGGGTAAAGAGTGGGTGCATTATGCCTTTAGTTGGGGCGGTGCCGCATATGATCTTGTTATTCCCTTTCTTCTTCTGTATTCCAAGACACGGTATTTTGCTTTCTTCTTGGTGGTCGTATTTCACGTATTAACGCGGGTACTGTTCCCCATTGGAATGTTCCCTTATATCATGATTGTTTCCGCACTCATTTTTTTTGATAGCAAGTTTCATACTAACGTATTGAACTATATTTCGCGATTGTTGAAAATTGCTAAGAACCAGTTTGATAATAATAAAGCCTTAGTATACGCTACCAGTCTTTCAAACCAGCTACGGTATATGGTAATAAGTATGTTTTTTGTAATCCAACTTGCTTTTCCCTGGAGGTATCTTCTATATCCCGGAGAATTGTTTTGGACGGAAGAAGGATATCGTTTTTCATGGCGGGTAATGTTGATGGAGAAATCGGGCTATGCCCAGTTTAAGATAGTTGACCAGGAAAACGGGAAATGGTTTTATGTTGATAATACTGACTTCTTAACCCCTTTTCAAGAAAAACAAATGGCTTTTCAACCAGACTTTATTGTTGAATATGCCCACTACTTAAAAAATCATTTTGAAGCACAAGGACATAAAAATATTGGAGTTTATGTGGAGAGTTATGTGGCACTTAACGGCAGGTTGAGCCAGCCATTCATAGACCCGGAAACAGATTTGACCAAACAACATGATTCATTTAAACATAAAACATGGATACTTCCATTTAAGGATGAGATCAAAGGTATTTAA